Below is a window of Haloterrigena alkaliphila DNA.
CCGACCGATCTCGAGTGTATCGTCGTCCAGTATCGGGATCGGCCGGACCGCTGTACGATCACGCCCCGGGAGTGCTCGGAGGGAGATCAGCTGACCCACTGGCTGTCGGTGGACGTGTCGGCGACCGTCGATCTCGACGAGGTTCGGTGATCGCTGGCGGCGCCCGCCGCGGGACCGTCGCCGCACCCGTCACCTGTCAGTGTCGCTGACGTCCACCGTCGGCGGGGAATCGCCAGCCCCGAGCCGGCCCAGAACAGTACCTTTATCAATCGCACGGGGATAGGCCTACCTAAGATTACTCATCGTCTTATGGCAGGAACTCAACAACCGGAGGTGAACATCGGGCTCGTCGGTCACGTCGACCACGGCAAGACGACGCTGGTGCAAGC
It encodes the following:
- a CDS encoding DUF7511 domain-containing protein yields the protein MSESSGGYDDRTVGRRLADAADETDGDRPTDLECIVVQYRDRPDRCTITPRECSEGDQLTHWLSVDVSATVDLDEVR